CGCTCCGTCGCTGGCGGCGGACGCGGTGCTCAGACGGTGAGGAGGTCCCGGGCGCCGGTGTCGCTCGAGGGGTGGCGCAGCTTGGACATCGCCCTGGCCTCGATCTGGCGGATTCGCTCGCGGGTGAGGTTGAAGTGCTCCCCGACCTCCTCGAGCGTCCGGGGCTCCCCCCGGTCCAGCCCGAAGCGGAGCCGGAGGATCTCCCGCTCCCGCTCGTCCAGCGGGGCCAGGAGGCGGGCGATCTCGACCGGCAGCAACGACGTCGCCGCCATCTCGAAGGGTGACTCCGCCGAGCGGTCCTCGACGACGTCGCCCAGCTCGGCATCGCCATCCTCGCGGAGGGGCTCGGACAGCGAGAGCGGCTCGGCCCGGAAACGGAGCGCCTCTATGAGCTTCTCCTCGGGCATCTCGACCTCGATGCCGAGCTCGGCCAGGGTGGCCGGCCGGCCGAGCTTGAGCTCGAGGCGGGCCTGCGCCTTCTGCACCCGGGCGAGGGTGTCGCCGGCGTGGACCGGCAGACGGATGGTCCGACCGGTGTTGGCGATGCCGCGGGTGATGGCCTGGCGGATCCACCACGTCGCGTAGGTGGAGAACTTGAACCCCTTGCGCCAGTCGAACTTCTCGACGGCGTGCATCAAGCCGAGGTTGCCCTCCTGGATGAGGTCCAGAAGGGGCAGACCGGACGCCTGGTACTTCTTGGCGATCGAGACCACCAGCCGGAGGTTGGACTGCACGAAGGTCCGCTGGGCATCCTCGCCACCCTGGACCTGGCGCCGCAGCTCCCGGCGGCGGGCCGTGGTCAGGTCCTTGGCCTTGCCGTCCAGCTCCGTCTGTCCCGCATAGCCGGCCTCGATGGCCTGGGCCAGCCTGACCTCATCATCCTTGGTGAGCAGCGGATACTGCCCGATATCAGTCAGATAGAGGCGGACGAGATCCTCCTCGTCGCGCTCGACTCGCTCCTTTGCCAAAATGATGAACCTCTCCTGAGCAGCCACGCGGCCAAATAGCAGCCCCGCCTCTGGTTTCCCCTGCTCGTCGCACGGCGAGACGAACCCGCCCTTAGTTTACCGGGAGCGTCAAGGCAACCGGCGCCCCGCTCCGCCCTCAGCACCGATTTTCCTGACGGTGCGGTACGCGCACTGAGGGGTTCGACGAGGCTCCGGTGCCTCCCTGCTGGACGGCCGACGCCCACCGCTACCCTCGGCCCCGTGGATCCCGACGCTGCGGACCACGAAGTCGAGCTTACCGTCGTCACCCTGGGGTTCGACGCCCGTGCCCCCGACGACGGCAGCGCCGAGCGGCTGCTCGCCGTCCTGGCCAAGTACGTCGTGGTCTCCCGGGGACAGTCCGGCTGCCGGAACATCGACCTGTGCGCATCGCGGACCGAGCCGGGGCGGTTCCTCATCATCGAGAAATGGGAGACCCCGGCGGCGCAGCGGCAGCACTTCGACTCGCCCGAGATGGTGGAGATGGCGGAGGCGTGCCGGGGCCTGCTCGCTGGCCGACCCGCTGTCGACCTGCTGGCCGGGATCTCGGCCCACGATCTGGCCTGATGCAGCCCCAGGGACGTCTCCGCCGCCCTGTCCTTACGCCGGTTGGCGGGCGGTCTCGGTC
The DNA window shown above is from Acidimicrobiales bacterium and carries:
- a CDS encoding antibiotic biosynthesis monooxygenase family protein — its product is MDPDAADHEVELTVVTLGFDARAPDDGSAERLLAVLAKYVVVSRGQSGCRNIDLCASRTEPGRFLIIEKWETPAAQRQHFDSPEMVEMAEACRGLLAGRPAVDLLAGISAHDLA
- a CDS encoding sigma-70 family RNA polymerase sigma factor, which produces MAKERVERDEEDLVRLYLTDIGQYPLLTKDDEVRLAQAIEAGYAGQTELDGKAKDLTTARRRELRRQVQGGEDAQRTFVQSNLRLVVSIAKKYQASGLPLLDLIQEGNLGLMHAVEKFDWRKGFKFSTYATWWIRQAITRGIANTGRTIRLPVHAGDTLARVQKAQARLELKLGRPATLAELGIEVEMPEEKLIEALRFRAEPLSLSEPLREDGDAELGDVVEDRSAESPFEMAATSLLPVEIARLLAPLDEREREILRLRFGLDRGEPRTLEEVGEHFNLTRERIRQIEARAMSKLRHPSSDTGARDLLTV